In a single window of the Cucurbita pepo subsp. pepo cultivar mu-cu-16 chromosome LG18, ASM280686v2, whole genome shotgun sequence genome:
- the LOC111780511 gene encoding isoleucine N-monooxygenase 2-like, producing MDAFLVLLCMPFIFVMFSHCYYHKRKHSNGEAAELPPGPKPWPLVGCLPTMFTTSLPTYQWIHAVMKQFNTEIACIRLGSSYIIPVSSPEIALEFLKTNDSIFASRSCISNTVGMLTHGYLTTALSPMGEQWRKMRRILTSEIFNPSTLHRMLGHRNTEADTLLRYVFSQTSNRDGGVVNVRSITQHYCGNIMRRMIFNKRYYGKGREDGGPTFEEEEHDQALFTMIEYIYAFSISDFVTWLKPFDLDGHQKVMKKALNIVQKYDEPIIDERVQRWKDGKMEGVKDDILDILISLKDKNAKPLLSVAEIKAQITELQIAAIDNPSNIVEWAMAELMNQPKILEKAMEELDKVVGRERVVEEYDIPNLKYLTACIRETFRLHQFSPFNLPHVSNSDIIVAGYFIPKGSEVLLSRIGLGRNPKIWEDPMKFNPERHLNDRTMELGLLEPNLRFITFSRGRRGCPGSSLGTNITMMLFARLLQGFSWSLLPGITKIDFSETDEFSLPNPLHLHAKPRLSHVMYSTRIHHQG from the exons ATGGATGCCTTCTTAGTGCTTCTATGTATgcctttcatttttgttatgTTCTCTCATTGTTATTACCACAAAAGAAAGCATTCAAATGGGGAAGCAGCTGAGCTCCCACCAGGCCCTAAGCCATGGCCTCTCGTGGGCTGCCTCCCAACAATGTTCACCACTAGCTTGCCAACCTATCAATGGATCCATGCAGTCATGAAGCAATTCAACACCGAAATTGCATGCATACGTCTTGGAAGTTCTTACATAATCCCTGTGTCTTCTCCAGAGATCGCTCTTGAGTTTCTTAAAACAAATGATTCTATCTTTGCATCACGTTCTTGTATTTCCAACACCGTTGGTATGTTAACTCATGGATATCTCACCACCGCCCTTTCACCGATGGGAGAACAATGGAGGAAGATGAGAAGAATTCTTACATCAGAGATATTCAATCCATCAACTCTCCATCGAATGCTTGGCCATAGAAACACCGAGGCTGATACTCTTTTACGCTATGTATTTAGCCAAACAAGTAATAGAGATGGAGGAGTGGTTAATGTTAGAAGCATAACACAACATTATTGTGGTAACATAATGAGAAGAATGATATTCAACAAAAGATACTATGGCAAAGGAAGAGAAGATGGAGGGCCAACTTTTGAAGAGGAAGAGCATGATCAAGCATTATTCACAATGATTGAGTATATTTATGCATTTTCTATATCGGATTTCGTAACTTGGTTGAAGCCATTTGATTTAGATGGACATCAGAAAGTTATGAAGAAAGCTTTGAATATCGTTCAAAAGTATGATGAACCCATTATAGACGAGAGAGTTCAAAGATGGAAAGATGGGAAAATGGAAGGGGTGAAGGACGACATTCTTGATATCCTCATTTCACTCAAAGATAAAAATGCAAAACCATTGCTATCCGTCGCAGAGATTAAAGCTCAAATCACG GAGTTACAAATCGCAGCAATAGATAATCCATCAAATATTGTTGAATGGGCAATGGCAGAGTTAATGAATCAACCAAAAATTCTCGAAAAAGCCATGGAAGAATTGGACAAAGTAGTTGGAAGAGAAAGGGTAGTTGAAGAATATGATATCCCAAATCTCAAGTACCTCACCGCTTGTATTAGAGAAACATTTCGACTTCATCAATTTTCGCCTTTCAACCTTCCTCATGTCTCAAACTCTGATATCATAGTAGCTGGTTACTTCATACCAAAAGGCAGTGAAGTGTTGCTTAGCCGAATAGGACTTGGCCGAAACCCAAAGATTTGGGAGGATCCAATGAAGTTTAATCCAGAGCGTCACTTGAATGATAGGACAATGGAATTGGGATTATTAGAACCCAACCTGCGATTCATCACCTTCAGTAGAGGGAGAAGAGGGTGCCCTGGTAGCTCACTAGGCACCAACATTACTATGATGCTATTTGCAAGACTTCTACAAGGCTTTTCATGGAGCTTACTACCAGGAATCACAAAGATAGACTTCTCTGAAACTGATGAATTCTCTCTCCCAAATCCATTGCATCTGCATGCAAAGCCACGCTTATCTCACGTTATGTACTCTACGCGTATTCATCATCAAGGGTAA